In a single window of the Pandoraea pulmonicola genome:
- a CDS encoding efflux RND transporter periplasmic adaptor subunit yields MLTGVSVSLLAGVVFLAACSDRGEGEKADATPEAVVRTVERRAEPLTTHQPGRLEAYRNADVRARASGVVIERRYQEGQTVARGEVLFRIDPKPLSAALDAARGALAKAQAEHDSARDKIERYRGLLADRAISAREDAESRAAEARTRAEVLAARAEVRRAELNLGYASVVSPIAGRVRRAEVTEGALVGLDSPTLLTRVEQIDPIYVNFSQPAAEVYAMTRDLRAGKLERGSAAAPQVHVTLPDGREYALPGKLLFTDLAVDPGTDTIAMRALLPNPDGVLLPGAFVQVRMQGAVNPNVVRVPRESLVRTAEGAIVRVVDAQGKVHDTKVHAETIVGHDWLVTDGLKGGEKVIVQNVAHFSDGMQVKIKAAAAPPPPPPIKPAAPTTLTTPVAPGASAVKAETHAEANARPVELARASPASKAETQ; encoded by the coding sequence ATGCTAACGGGTGTGTCAGTCAGTCTGCTCGCCGGTGTGGTGTTTCTCGCCGCCTGCTCGGATCGCGGCGAGGGCGAGAAGGCCGATGCCACGCCGGAAGCCGTCGTGCGCACCGTGGAGCGTCGCGCCGAGCCGCTCACGACTCACCAGCCGGGGCGTCTGGAGGCCTACCGCAATGCCGACGTGCGCGCGCGCGCCAGCGGCGTCGTCATCGAGCGTCGTTATCAGGAGGGTCAAACGGTCGCCCGGGGCGAAGTGCTCTTTCGCATCGACCCGAAGCCGCTGTCCGCCGCCCTCGACGCCGCGCGCGGCGCACTCGCCAAGGCACAGGCCGAACACGACTCCGCGCGCGACAAGATCGAGCGCTACCGTGGACTGCTCGCCGATCGCGCCATCAGCGCCCGCGAGGACGCCGAGTCCCGTGCCGCTGAGGCACGTACCCGGGCCGAAGTGTTGGCCGCTCGCGCCGAAGTCCGCCGCGCGGAACTCAACCTCGGCTATGCCAGCGTCGTCTCACCGATTGCTGGCCGTGTGCGTCGCGCCGAAGTCACGGAAGGGGCCCTGGTCGGTCTCGATTCGCCAACGCTCCTCACGCGCGTGGAGCAGATCGATCCGATCTACGTGAACTTCTCGCAACCGGCCGCCGAGGTCTACGCCATGACGCGCGACCTGCGCGCAGGCAAGCTGGAGCGCGGCAGTGCGGCTGCGCCGCAGGTGCATGTCACGCTGCCCGACGGACGCGAATACGCGTTGCCCGGCAAGCTGCTCTTCACCGATCTGGCCGTCGACCCCGGCACCGACACCATCGCCATGCGCGCGCTGCTGCCGAACCCGGACGGCGTGCTGCTGCCCGGCGCGTTCGTGCAGGTTCGCATGCAAGGCGCGGTGAACCCGAACGTCGTACGCGTGCCGCGCGAGTCGCTCGTCCGGACGGCCGAAGGTGCCATCGTGCGGGTGGTCGACGCCCAGGGCAAGGTGCACGACACCAAGGTGCACGCCGAAACGATCGTCGGCCACGACTGGCTGGTGACGGACGGCTTGAAGGGCGGCGAGAAGGTCATCGTGCAGAACGTCGCGCATTTCTCGGACGGCATGCAGGTCAAGATCAAGGCGGCCGCGGCGCCGCCGCCCCCACCGCCCATAAAGCCGGCCGCGCCGACCACGCTGACGACGCCTGTCGCGCCGGGCGCATCGGCCGTGAAGGCCGAAACCCATGCTGAAGCCAATGCCAGGCCGGTCGAGCTCGCTCGCGCCAGCCCGGCCTCCAAAGCGGAGACGCAATAA
- a CDS encoding LysR family transcriptional regulator: MNWTIEQLRYFVAAAEEGSISAAARRLGKAQSAVSTAISLLEADLGFELFDRSRRNARLTDQGEVMLLEAKELLRQAEGLNHRANALAYGEQPQLSLALDEALPYQAVSELVRDLAYQFAYLELTLLNGTSTEVAEYVEKQRADIGFHVDRGPISSAFGQKYVGSAVQGVFVAGDHPLAFRAQVTRGDLAKYRQILLQMDDITPMQLSPSIWRADSSYVIASMVVDKLGWAVLPIDIAEYEDLHELRCGDLGLPQLPVRMLWRFGREPNDVMRWCEARFAELLRASTQET; the protein is encoded by the coding sequence ATGAACTGGACCATAGAACAATTGCGCTATTTCGTGGCTGCCGCCGAGGAAGGATCGATATCGGCTGCCGCCCGGCGTCTCGGCAAAGCCCAGTCGGCGGTGAGCACGGCAATTTCGCTGCTCGAAGCCGACTTGGGCTTTGAATTATTCGACCGAAGCCGTCGCAACGCCCGGCTGACCGATCAGGGCGAGGTGATGCTGCTCGAAGCGAAGGAGTTGCTTCGTCAGGCGGAGGGGCTGAATCACCGGGCGAACGCGCTGGCATACGGCGAGCAGCCGCAGCTCTCGCTGGCGCTCGACGAGGCGTTGCCGTATCAGGCGGTGAGCGAGCTCGTGCGCGATCTCGCCTATCAGTTCGCCTATCTGGAATTGACGCTGCTCAACGGCACGTCGACGGAAGTGGCCGAATACGTGGAGAAGCAGCGCGCGGACATCGGTTTTCACGTGGATCGGGGGCCGATTTCTTCCGCCTTTGGGCAGAAGTACGTGGGCTCGGCCGTGCAGGGCGTGTTCGTGGCCGGCGACCACCCGCTCGCGTTCCGCGCTCAGGTCACGCGCGGCGATCTGGCGAAATATCGCCAGATTCTGTTGCAAATGGACGACATCACGCCCATGCAGCTGAGCCCGTCGATCTGGCGGGCGGACAGTTCATACGTAATTGCCAGCATGGTCGTCGACAAGCTGGGCTGGGCGGTGCTGCCGATCGACATCGCGGAGTACGAAGATCTTCACGAGCTGCGCTGCGGCGACCTCGGCCTTCCGCAGTTGCCGGTGCGCATGCTCTGGCGCTTTGGACGCGAACCCAACGACGTCATGCGATGGTG